The sequence AATAGAAAAGTGATTAACTTGTTGCATCAAGGCCATTTCACATGCTCTGCTTCAATCCCAACACAAGATCGGTATGCACTCAAGAAAGCGAGGCAGACGAATGGATGAAGCCAAGAATATTTTTTAGGTTTGAGAGTACAAATCATCTAGCAGAAAAGATTAGACAGAAAAATTGGCAATGCCTTACAATGTCCTGATGCAATTGCTTGTTCagacaaaaacaaagaaagatacACATGAGACAATTCTGAATTCAAGTGCACATGCATAGAGAGAATCACAACTCAAAacacatactacctccgtctcttGTCCAGAACCATTCCCACaagtcgttttttttttaacgacggAGATaaataagaatatatatacatgctacAATTTTGGAGGTGAATAGTGAATTTCCATTCCTTAAGGGATATCTCTTCATTTTGCACCTGTTATTTAAACTAGAATGGtagcccgcgcagatgcgcgggcacCTTCTTATATAATGTGAGAGAAATTTTATTACGAATATTTTTGTGCATGtggaaactaaaattaaacttattttgtgTGCTTTGGACACTGgttattctttttataattaTCCTTGCtatatataaattctaaaataaaattacttgagATCATGCGGTTTTGAATTGATGAGAAAATATTGTGTCGAAACATTGGAGGTGATTTCTATGAGAAAATTTAGGGTATTTTAACTCGTCAGAAGGATATCTTACAACCCCAAAAGAAATcgaataatatttttttgtttgattgtattttaaaattatatttttttttcattctcacGGTCCTtgtaaaatgtttgaatttttttattaaatatggGTTTTAAATCCAGCGACATTTGttcaattttcaatttattttatgtccatttttattttttattttggatacTTTCATTCTATGAATTATCCTTGAAATGATTTGATCTTTCCAATTTGGGACGAAAATATTAGTGCATATTACTTGGCATGGGGGTAAAGACATACGTTCTAAATTTTCTCTCATGAAATATTGAAGTAATGGTCATAGTATATTTAGCTAATCAAAGTGGATTGTCttataacaaatatatgtttctagattgttctacgtcaaaactttacaatGTACTGCAGCAagtttaacaaaaaaataaaaaaaatggacatgGTCTTTAATTCCTATAAGGAACTGACTTGATTTATTGCTAAGGCCGGTTGTTTCGCTGTTAAGATTTCTAGGTACAACCTACATGCTATGTTCAACCAACCACACTTTCCAACATGTTGTCTATATTGCTAGATAAATACCTACTATGATTAgtgacttcatagatcatatGTGTAATTCGGATACTATGATCATCTCTCTTAAAAgtatttatttatctcctaaaaaGACTATTTTAAAAGTATCAAGGTCAATTTGTATAGGTTCGTAGCCTTCATATGCAtgttaagagaaattaattaagttggtacAAAGTGGTTAGATGCCTAACGGGATATAAGTAATAGATGGAGGtccatttgtgtttttttggCCCATATGGATAATTTTAATTGTCAAGGAGATAAAAATAGAGAGAAGAATGGTGCACGTTGTACACAggtagggagggagggaggtttgggatgtttttctaaatgattaatgtaacaacctaaaataatgtgtcagATGTTTATGTCGAAACCGATGGttggatgttttgttttcttaagAGCATATAGAAGATGTGTAATGAACTTTTAACACCGTATGctgaaaagaaggagggagcgAAGGAGGTTTAGGgtgttctttttaaaaaaatatatctaatgaCCTAAAATTATGTGTCCATCGATTTATGTCAAATCCGATTGttggaatatttttttccccaaaatttctaagatttttctttaatttaagaACGTCATATAGCAGATTAGAAGCATTTATAAGATGTTTAATAGATTTTAACACCGCATGgggatgggagggagggaggaaggttTGGGTTGTCttcttattagaaaattaacaAATCGATACAGAATGCTTTGTGTGTTTTTAGgattttctagtattttctttaatttagtAGTACCATGCAGCAGCTTAGTAGCATTCGTAGTATGTTTAGAGTGACAAAGCGAGAGCTGCTAGACCTAATCGGTGGAGCTCTATTTGTGGTTTTCttaatgtaaaaataattttgattttaatttgtCATGAAGATAGCTTGTTGGGACCTTCGTGATGGGGAGGTTCCGGatgtgtgctttttttttttcagaaaaaaatctaaccttctaaaataaaataatggatcactgatttaaataaaaaaacgaTGGTCAAATTAGAGTGCCACTTGAtaacttaggagcgtttgtaaggTGCCACTTGGTGGCTTAGGAGTATTTATAGGatatttaatgaacttttagtatataatagtctttttctgaaatttctaagattttatttaatttaagtaTGTTAAATATAGTAGTTAAAGGTGTTTATAAAATGTGTAATGGTTTTTAACACTGCAagggggtggagagagaggtttgggattttttattaaaaaaatctaacaaccTAAATCCATCAATTTAAGTAGAAATTGGATGTTGGCttctttgtattttttaagattttttaatACTTTCTCTAATTTAATAGCACCATGTAGCGATTTAAAAGCGTTCGTAGGATATTTAAAGTGACGGAGGGAGGACTGCTAGACCTAGTAGTTGGTctaattgtaattttttttgcctataagaataattttgattttagtttctcataaaatagaaaataacaaagGAAAGACAGAAGGGAAGTACGTACAGTACAGTAGATGCGTACGTTTGTACGTTGGTACCGTATATGTTGGTttcagatgtttttttttttacaaaatagatCTAACCATCCAAACAATAGATGGttggatttttatttattagagtgccattTGACAACTTGAGAGCGTGTATAGGGTGCCACTTGGCGGTAtgagagtgtttataggaagtttaatggacttttagtatataatagatagtctaaaaaatctaaaaagaatAATAAGATGGACCAATATATAACATAAATTCAATATATACAAGTTGTACGAAAACAAATACAtgcttattttttataatttataaatatcaaatttgaacttgtttgcTGTGAAgcgatatattacatattaatctactccctccgtcaaaaaaaagacaaaccctggtttccgtgcccaacgtttgaccgtccgtcttatttaaaaaaattgtgaaaaaaaattaaaaagacaagtcacacataaaatattaatcatattttatcatctaacgacaatgaaaatacgaattataaaaaaatttcatataagacggacagtcaaagttgaaTACAGAaatccagggtttgccttttttttggacggagggagtatgttgtaaaaataattcatattttttattttactttattttattttatagcatGGAAAAACAAGAGTATTTTCTCTTTAAGAGATGGAATTATTTCCCCTTCAACTTTCGTAAGAATCCTTCATCCTTGTATCTGACGCAACCCAACATTTTGCAAAGAAAGGGCAGATCCTCTTTCCACGTGAATTGTAGTTGATGCGATGAAAAGCTGAAAATTCGAAGGGGAAATAACTCCCATCTTCCTCAAAGGGAATTCAGTTTGGATGCTGCTAAAAAGTTGTCGAGGATTTGTTCTGAAAATGACATCCTGCCACGGCATGATAATTTGGCCGTAATATGCAAGAAGTACACCATATCTGACTCCGCCATGAACGATCAAGCGATCAACTCCAGTTTCTGGTAGCACTTCCTCTGAGCTTTGAGACACACTATCGCCTGGTTtagttctcaacttttttttcaaactttcaactttttcatcacatcaaaacttttctacacacataaacttctaattttagtcaaacttctaattttagcgtagAACTAAATACAGCTTAAGTctttgtttagttccacgccaaaattgaaagtttgacgaaattggaacgatgtgacggaaaagttataagtttatatgtgtagaaaagtttaatgtgatgaaaaagttgaaagtttgaagataaAAGTTAGAAACTAAGAAAAGGCCTAACACAAGGTTCAGGATAGACCCATGCTAgaattagggggtgtttgggtgaGAGGGGCGGCTAAATATAAGTCCCTCCCCCTAAGACTTACGatcctctctcccaaacaccccctgtTCTAGACTTCAGACTTGTCAGTGCAGAACGGCGACAAAAAATGCAGTAAAAGCAAACGAGACAAAACTGTCGGCTGTGCAAAGCTGACAGCGTCAGCCGCTCGACGACGCGGCGCACGATATTCACACCGGGCCACCGCCGCTGGCCACCAACGCCGGTGCGCCACCGTGCTGTACAGCcgaagccgacgacgacgctTCTGCAGCTCATCACTGCACCGTGCTCTGCTCTTCTCCCGTGTGATGGAAATGCGAACCGAAGATTCTGAACCCCGTGGCATTGAAGAGTCTGCTGGAAATAGGTGCAGATATTCAGACATGGCCTCTAAAATCTGTCATACAAAACCTTTCAAATAAAAAGAACGAAAAACTGTAATATAACCAGAGTGACTGACAGTCTCATACAGTACAATTCAGGGGTAGAATAATACAGGCTCAAGGATGATAAATTCAGTCATCAGTACAGTACTAGATTGGAAACTAAACTTTTGGTAAAGTAGTACGTGGCCGCCTGGGCGGGCGCGACCCTCTAGGATGAGCACGCGGATGCCGAAGCGGAGCAGCTGGCGGGAGGTGCGGCGAGGctggcgccgacgacgagcacgGATGCGGCGAGGCGCTACAGCGcattggaggagagagagaagggagagaggcaggaggaagaaggaaggagacaGGGGAGGTCCCATATGTCAGTAGGCTCAATTTTTtattgtgtgaatgactaatgggtcccacgtatttttttaattctaatgccacataatTGCCACGTGGAACAAAGACTCAGTCAATATCGctatgtaggcgccacgtcagtaaaatcaccctccaaaaccgctgagggagtcaaatttcaccggttttaacagtttaGGGGTTTAGGGTTAtgaattagattcgggtcacatttaagggagtcaaagtgaacttattccttaatgTAGTAGTAGCATCCAACACCAACAATGGGCTGAATGCCTGAACCCACCAACCGAGGCAAAACATCTCATGGGCCAAAACCTGACATGGATGCCCAATCTCCGAATCAGGCGAAGCAGTTCGGTGGACGGTGGACCTAACCACGGACCACCCAACCTCCAACCGGGGCCAAGCTGCAAGCTCACTGCCATGTTCCAATCTCACTTTTTCCATTCTCTTTTTCTGCACAGGTCATTGTGAAAGTCTATAATGCATGTACTCGTACTCCCTCCGATCCACactataagagattttgatccCTTCATCCCTcatataaatttattaacatccgtataaatttaaacatatatataaatttatccatgcataaatatattcagaaaaaaacatcttataatataaaagagAGGAAGTACTCGACAAGAGGACGCTGTTTATGCAGTCAGTGACAAGAATCCAGTTAGGTGTGACACAGGATATGCGCAGCTGCTCTACCTACGAAATTCTATGCGGATATGCTGCCAAAAGAAATATCTGAATTTTTGGATGCCGTCGAGATCAAGGGTCGCTGAATCGATGCAGTGCATGCTCATGTGCGGCTTGACAGGGACGGCGCTTGATCTTTAGCTGTCGGTTCGGTATGCTTGAGCTTCAGATTCTTCCACAAAAACAGCGCATCAAAGCAATGCATCCTGTGCTAGGTTGTGAGGATGCTAGATACAACGAAAGAGAAAGACCTGTTTGACTCAAATTTACTTCGAATTCACCACAGAAATGACAGAAAGCAGAAACTTCAAGTTCACAGCAGAACAACAGAAAGCTGAAACTATGCGAAATGGCAAtattttacttcctccgtcctaaaatatagccaTTTTTAAGGTTGACAAAAGTAAGTAAAAATGATTAGAGAAATTATGTGactggttgaaaagagaaagtaggtgaagaagaatggttgtgattggttaagagaagaaggtaggtgaagaaatagctttattttggaacaagacactgtgctagaaatagctatattttagaatggaggtagtacagcAGTATTAAGTAGAAGCCAAAAATAAactgaaaaacaaaaattactATGCAACCAACTGCTTGTCTGCTTTTGTGCCTGTTTGGAGAGCTTCTGGTAGAAGCAAATTCTTTCATAATCAAAAGCTTCTCCAATCAGGCAATTAGTGCAGCTAGATTCTAAGAAGCTACAGATacaatctagaaaatgaacctAGAATTCAGAAGCCGAATTCCCATCAGCTGCTTCTCGAGCTGGATTCTGCAGAAGGGGCATGCACATACTCCTGCTAGTAGGTCGATGACTGTGTAGCATTGGGTTATGAAGTCTGAACAAATGTGGCAAGCCAACTTCCACGCCAATACATCCACCTACCAAGTAGGCTACCACAAATGCAATCAGTCACGAATAATTTCTGGGGCTCTTTTTCTCCAGATGGGATCGACGCAGCATCATCAAGACTCCGAACAATTGCAAAATCAGTCCATAAATTTGCTGCAGACATTACAACTTTCTCAGAGAAAAAGGGATTCCAATCTTGTAATGTTAAGTGGGACTCAAAGATTgcatcatgaaaaaaaaaatgggtcaCAGTGCTTGGTTTCACAGATAAAATGGGGGACAAATGCAATCATCAAGACTTGATTTCAAGTGACGAACATAGCACAAGAAGTACTTACTGAAGTAggatctgaattctgaagttATCATAATCTCAGATGAAccaaacaaacattttttttttcttcccactCTCAGTATCTCGCCATCCTATATGTACATTGCAGCAATCCAGTAATTCAAGCCGTCTAATTAACTTCAAGAACTCCAATTCACACGCCGAATCAGCacactttttttaatttgtttgtcaGAAATCAAATTACCAAACCCAAAGGACCAAGAAATacccaaggaaaaaaaaaagagaagaagaccTGATAATAAGATTGTCCGGGCAAAATAGGTAGGCAATCCATCATCACCGGCACTTGGAGATGTCGATCTCGATGAGGTTGTCCTCCTCCAGCTCGATCTCGATcatcccgtcgccgtcgccgtcgcggtagtcgtcgacgtcgtcgtcgtcgctgccgctgtAGCTGTccgagtcggagtcggaggtcCACGTGAGGCCCATCTCCTCCGGGCCCCACTCCGCCTCGAACTCCTCGTGGATCACCTCCAGCGCGCGCCCTTTCGCCGCccacgacgacgcgaactccgTCTCCACGAACACGCTCGGGAGCtcgggcggcgtcgccgtcggcgccgtcggcggcggtgggggaggaggagtatCGGCGGCCTCCGGGACGGCTCGCTCCCGcggagaaggcggaggaggaggggtggcctccgcggggggaggcggcggggagccgaggcggaggagggagaggaggacgaggagggaggagagggaggcgggggagaggaggagcgggaggagcGGCCGCGGGAGGTAGAGGAaagcgaggagggaggcggcggcggcagccgcgaggagcgggtggtggtgctgctgctgctgcggccgccgctgctcgccgccggcgccggcgagctcctgcggcggcggcggagggggagacgaggaggtggaggaggaggtggtggccatTTATGGCGGGAGAAGTGGGCAGTTAAAGCCACGCCCCGCCAAGCCgggtttttatatagaaatcaTAGAGAAGAACGGAAGAAGAGAGAATCAGACAAGCCACACGCAATGGAGTAGACTAGGAGTACTCACAAGAAGCTGATACGGTGAGTACTCATTTTGTTGCAATCTATAGAAAGTGACAATTCACTCTCATTTTTAGCGTTATAGTCCTAAAAACAGGGTTCACAGTTCGAATTCCGCGAAATTTTGAGGTTTCGACGAGACTCGAAGTAGAAGTCATATGAGATTTCGATAAGtttcttttaaatttaaatttgaatcgataaaaaaggaaaaaaaatcaaatcaaaacttACAAATAGTATGATATTCTTAGAACCTATTGgatataaattttcgaaaaaattgatgtattccgtgtatttactgaaatttaaagtaggaaagaaaagaataacaaattaaaaaagggaaaaaaatttagcttacCTCGCTCAGAATTTCGCCAAAGCTGACCGGTTTTCGCGAGTTTATCGGTAAACTcagggaatttgtattcaaattttggtttatgaaatttgttcgaaatCTACCGGATTTCACGAAACCATCGTTCCGCTAGTGCCCGAAACGAAAACCAATCTCGGAATCGTAAACCTTGCCTAAAACATGAGAACTTAAAATAAGACGAGACATATTTGCGAGATTTATAGTTTTGAAAAATATCATAtctgataatatttttttatattttagacaaAAGGAGTAGTTAGGTCCATCGTCTATAATATAGTATTCTAAAATTAGATAGCGCATATCGTAGTATAACTAATCTAAATAGGAGACGTATTTAATTTGGTCATAACTTGCTATATTATCGAGCGAAGGGAGTATTAACTAGGGTTCATCAAACCATTTTGGGTAAGATTACCATCACCACACAGTAAGATGGTTATCGTGATAACCACACGGTTAGTGTGGTTTCAACAACTAAGAAAGTTACCACACGCGATAGCCGTATGATTTTGTAAAGCTAGATACTAACTAGCCATTGAAGTATTTGAACTCTGAACTCCCCATTTCATAGTACTTTTCTCTCTCTTGTGAAGTGCGACCGTGTGAGATGCCTTGCGATCAATCATTTTCCATCATCCGAGGCAGTAATTAACCCCCTTGATAAGTTGATATCATGGACCAATGTCAAAGAGCCCCAAAGGCAACAGGTCAAACGGCGTGGGCAGGGCAGCGGAGCTCGATGGCCGTACTAGCCGGCGTGCGGCGCGCGGCCACAGGAAAACGGAGCACCGGCCGGCAAAATCGCCCGGTACGAAAGGCTGCACCGCCGGTTGCGTTGCGCGCGCGGAAAAGCGAAAAAAAACGGGGCAAAGCAGCGGGTGGGCGAGGCACAGAGGCAAGGGGGGGTCCGAATCCGCTGCAACGGCAAAGCTCTTCCTTCTTCCTACTTCTGCCATATGCATGTTCGTGTGTCGGGGTAGGCATGGCATGCTACCGTCTCCTTTTGAGTCATTTCTTGCTTTCCTCGCTTGCTTTTCCTAGCGTCTAGGGGATCTCTCGGTCCCAAAGAGAGATTAATATATACCTTCCGCTTAATTGAAGGTTAGGATGACAATGACATGGCTATAGTGCTACAAACACTTGcccacattttaattttttttccccccGAACGAACCAGCTAGTAGTAGCTAGGATGGTCACACACACGCCACTTGAAGCTGGTTGCATGTGCATTTTTCATGTATCACACGCTGCACAACTTGTTATGGAATTGAGGAGCTAGCTGGCTGTTTGTTGTTACTCTGGCCCAAACTATACCTAAGATCCTAGCTCTTCCTTCGACAAAAGATTAGGTTCCTGATTCTTGTATGTAGCCGGAGCCTACAGTGAGGGGGTTTATTGTGCATTGGAGTTTGCAGGAAAATGGAAGCTTTCGAGTGAATTCaggccaaaattgaaagtttgaagaaaaaaattggaagtttatgtgtatatgaaagttttgatgtgatggaaaagttggaaatttgaagaaaaagttaggaactaaacaagggctaaCACCGAACTGCACgaacgccgtgtttagttctaaaatatttcttcaaactttcaacttttccaacacatcaaaactttcctacacacataaacttccaacttttccatcacatcgttttaatttcaaccaaacttttaattttggtgtgaattaaacacagccGAAGTTTTGCTTTTCTTGTCGAATCGTATACAAATTCTTAAAACTTGATATCATTTTACCGGTACCAGTTAGAGTTACTCAGATGCCTTAATACTGGCACGGTACTAAAAACCTGCATGTTTATATGTACCGGTGGTACGGGCTGCGAGTGCAAACAGAGATGCTATACAATTTTGTGTACAATATGCTCTGGCGATAATATATATGGTGCTACAAGCTAGTACTAATATCTTGGATGTCAGACAATTATGCTACGCGTCGCCAAGTTTGTACTGCAAGTGTACACACCGAATGTCCCCACGAGATCCATACAGGAATACAGAATTGGAGAAATCGCTATCTACTCCTACGCACTCGTGCAATCCAACAACACCAACTTTGCAAGAAGACGACGGTAGGATAGTCATCATAGGATGCGACGATCGCCTGCCCCTTTTTGCGAGTAAAAGTTGGAATCTAGCGAATCTCCTagccttttccttttcattaTTCAGACATCGTTTGGTTGAGAGACAGAGagtagaggggggggggggggggggggggggggatgggaCATTATGCCACTCTCAAGAGTGGGTTTCGCTGTAATGCCACTCCGCAAAGTTGCTTCGCTAAAATGCCATCGCCAAGGAGTGCCAATCCACTGCTTCGCTGATTCTCCACCTTGACTGGATTAACGCACAAAGTCGGCTGTGTTGTGACCAATGTGCCCCTGGCTCAGAAATTAGGTCACTGAGAcaagagaaggggattgagatGCAGCCACTCCTCCCCTCTCATCGTCGACTCTAGCTCATGGTGGCGCCCTAGATCGAtctcgtcgccatcgccattccacccgccgccgccaccgccgccgccgccgcagtccccctcctcccttgccCTCACCCCTTCTCGCTGACGCCAAGGGCAACCTTCGGATGCCGTTGTCGTCGACATGAGATAGAAACACGGTGGAATCGATGGATTGTACCTGGCATGAGCTAGTCGTGGGGTAAGAATTTGCTTGCCTCTGTGCTTTCATTTGTCagcttgatttttttatttactttgaTTGCCGAATGCTGCGAATCCGTTAGAGATTGCCGTAACAATCCGctactaatttttttcttcaggcTCAAGGAGGAGCATGCGCTTAGTTTAGCTGTGGTCGAACCCGAAATCGACCATGCTATCGAATCTGTCTATATTGTTGCACCGGATGGGATAGTGGAGCCAGTTCCAGTTCCAGTTCCACCTGGTGGTTTTGCCCCAGCTAGTGCCGATATCAATTGGGATAGCCTAGAGATTCTTGCTCGAAATGATGATGAAGGGAGGCTAGATATCGTTGGGGATGAAAAATTCTACGAGCTATTGGGTTTGAGGGCTGAAGATGAGGCTACAGATGAGGCTAGACAAGCTGCTGCTAGAGGTGGAGGTCCTGATGTTGTTGGTGCTGCAGCTCCTAATGGTGTTGCTGCTGGTGGTGTTGGcggtgctgcagctgctgctgctcctggtgCTGCTCCTGTTGCTGATGAGGATGATATATCTGGGGCAGCAATTCCTGTCGATGATCAAGTACCAGGGGAGAGGGTCATGGCCTATGACCCTAATAATCCTTGCATGAAGGCTGGCATAGTGTACCCTAACATGAAGGAATTTAGACTGGCCATGAGACAGTTTGCTATAAATGCTGAGTTTGAGTTGAAGTTGGTGAAAACTGACCGTGAAAGATACATAGGTGGTTGCAAAGTTGAAGGTTGCCCTTGGCATATAGTGGGGCATAAACAACCTAACCAGAAGACAGTGATGGTATTTAATTTCAgtgatttttgtttgattttggcATAATGGTTGCAGAATTGATGAATTGTTGCATTTAA is a genomic window of Oryza glaberrima chromosome 7, OglaRS2, whole genome shotgun sequence containing:
- the LOC127779139 gene encoding uncharacterized protein LOC127779139 — protein: MATTSSSTSSSPPPPPPQELAGAGGEQRRPQQQQHHHPLLAAAAAASLLAFLYLPRPLLPLLLSPASLSSLLVLLSLLRLGSPPPPPAEATPPPPPSPRERAVPEAADTPPPPPPPTAPTATPPELPSVFVETEFASSWAAKGRALEVIHEEFEAEWGPEEMGLTWTSDSDSDSYSGSDDDDVDDYRDGDGDGMIEIELEEDNLIEIDISKCR